A genomic region of Dreissena polymorpha isolate Duluth1 chromosome 4, UMN_Dpol_1.0, whole genome shotgun sequence contains the following coding sequences:
- the LOC127878259 gene encoding uncharacterized protein LOC127878259 yields the protein MAAMSGECSGNIQIDMRSIYPDVVEITCYGYDYTVAMIKILRGQKHFESLIKVIISNGKCDVGLSTDPSELDVKCLCQSINSLICNVSASSVNAEDKWRCAALRYQDQNPIFSRIRSLSGYNENDITIGQTTMSSTINYKKEDATSDQTNVFRDNEMPSPAGVSKETHEDTFIIVFATSGGLIILIAVVLITTYWKCVRNTGAVLTPVVENHYLTPLGDNPRLSEYVVGRGATGNRSDDSSQRHVENTNHTPLRDNPRISQYAVGRESHVNRNDSISRRHFENIDCDLKSVVNACVTNGDVESRANDERTSENQGDIISRQHARDALCRDIRF from the exons ATGGCTGCAATGTCTGGGGAAT GTTCGGGCAATATACAGATTGACATGAGAAGTATTTACCCTGATGTAGTAGAGATCACCTGCTATGGTTATGATTACACTGTAGCGATGATAAAGATTTTAAGAGGTCAGAAACATTTTGAAAgtttgataaaagttatcatttcaAACGGAAAATGCGACGTAGGTCTATCAACAGATCCATCTGAACTGGATGTTAAATGTTTATGTCAGTCTATAAACAGCCTGATCTGCAATGTGTCTGCCTCAAGTGTTAACGCTGAAGACAAATGGCGATGTGCAGCGCTTAGATATCAAGATCAAAATCCGATATTCAGTAGAATCAGAAGCTTGTCCGGATATAACG AAAACGATATTACAATCGGACAGACAACCATGTCTTCAACAATAAATTACAAGAAAGAAGATGCCACCTCTGACCAAACCAATGTTTTTAGAGATAATG aaaTGCCTTCACCGGCTGGGGTATCAAAAGAAACGCACGAAGATACTTTCATTATCGTATTTGCCACCAGTGGAGGCTTGATTATATTAATTGCTGTTGTTTTGATCACCACATACTGGAAGTGTGTCCGTAACACAG GTGCAGTACTTACGCCGGTGGTTGAGAATCATTACCTTACTCCTCTTGGTGATAATCCGCGGCTTTCAGAATATGTGGTAGGAAGAGGAGCAACTGGAAATCGTAGCGATGACAGTTCACAACGACACGTTGAAAACACTAACCATACTCCTCTTAGAGATAATCCGCGGATTTCACAATATGCGGTAGGAAGAGAATCACATGTGAATCGTAACGACAGCATTTCACGACGACACTTTGAAAATATCGATTGCGACTTAAAAAGTGTTGTCAATGCGTGCGTTACAAATGGCGATGTGGAAAGCAGAGCCAATGACGAAAGAACAAGTGAAAACCAGGGTGATATAATATCCAGACAACACGCAAGAGATGCCTTATGCAGAGATATTCGATTTTGA